The genome window ATGTTCAGGTGCATTATCCAGTTACTTGTTTACACGAATATCTTGTCTTATTGCATACATGTGGTTGATAATGGCAGAGAAATGGTTTTTCTACCTCTTCagttattttgaatttgataGCTGCATCATACGCTTTTGGAATTGAATGGAATTTGGCTTTTCTATCTATGTGGCACTGctattaagttgagatgataatttttttttttttttggcagattGTGAACTTTGGGAATGACACAGTTAATCTCAAGATAAGTGTGGATGGATTGGAGCCCAACTCCACAATACAGTTATCCGGGTCGACAAAGACCGTACTCACCTCTGGTAATCTGATGGATGAGAATTCCTTCAAGGAGCCAAATAAGGTCATTATTCAGGAATCGCTTTTTTAGTAGTACTAGAAAACTTGTCTTCTGAATTGTTAGGGGGCTTCTCTGCATATTCAGAGATACTTCTACATGCTATTTTGTAGATTGTCTTCATTGTCATTACCTTAAAGTAAAGATGATCTTCAGACATTCTCAAAAGATTAGGATAGGTTTTCAATTTATAGTTATGAAGTGAATATTCATTGACCAAGACAATATCCTAGTACTGTTAGGGCGGTGGGTAGATTTCTCTTCCATCTTTACCCATACCCAGCCAAAGTTGGGCAAAAATCtaataggattttaattagCCAATAATTAAATAGTAACTATTTAGCTGCATTCGGCTATTCATATCTTCTTGCCAATGTAATATCTATATAGGATCATATCTCTTTAGCCTATACATGGTTTCATGATTCCCACATTAATCtactccaaacaaaaaattacagtacgaaataaagagaagaaaatttgaCAAAGGGGAAagaatattttctcttgaataGTAAGATTGTTAGAACTAACATATAGCTCTAAATATTTCCCCAGCATAAACTTTTTGTCCTCCATTGTATGTATCCAGGTCAAACCGAAACAGAGTCCACTTGAAAATGCTGGCAAGGACATGGAAGTCATACTCCTTCCATATTCTCTCACTTCATTTGATCTGTTGAAAGGATCTAGCAACATCAGAACTGCAAGAAACGATTCTTTCTCTAGATCacctttttaaaatattaactgATGAATATCAAGTACTACTGTACTTTTGAGAAATAAAGGTAATAACCCAACAAAAGATGGTGGCATCCTTGCATGTCAACTATTCTGTTGGAATGTTCTGTTGTTTTATGTAATATCAAACTCGTTGCTTTTGGCTTCCTTGCTTGTAAAGTATATGTATGAATGCTCTTTGTTCTTGGTGATGAAGTTATATCCTTCAGTTCATTTTAATACGCCCAGGCACAATTCATTTCCATTCCATCGTTAGTTCCTCATTCTCAAAATCACAAGTTGCTACGTAATCAGTAATGGTCAAATCAAGATTGCATCGAATGATCCGAGGATTCTGTCTTACAGACTCTATAAGCCTAACCAATAGTTACAAGAAGTTGAGTCATTAACCAGGTATCATAACTCATAGGAGTGACTATAGGCTTTGGGATGAATCTAAAGTTAGGCAAATCCCTTGGATAAGAGTCAACCAAGTACATCATGAAAATTCACCTCCCATAAACAACAAAGGGTAACAAAACCAGGCCCCTTAAACCAAAAAGAATAGTCCACCTTTTGGACTGTGCTGATATCCATGAGCAGTTTAAAATTTGTGTCTGGAAAGTGGTTTGAGGAATACtgcaaacaaaatcaaaattgaCCCTGTTCACTCACAATAATCTAAAATCTCTAGGACCCTCTAGCTTGAATCCTACTTGTTTGTCAACGTTGAAACATTTTCTAAAATACTTACATTGAGCATAGAGATGCCGAAAGATCTTTACAAAACAAGAAGATAAAAAAGTGGTGCCCCTTGCAACAAGATATCCTTGAATTCAATCCCAATGTGGTAGTCTATAACAACTTTGAAATGGAAACAGTCCATTGTCATGACTCAAATTGCTCTTCTCTGCATCCATGGATTGCATAATATGGACCAAATCATCTCTCAAAAGATAAAGTGAAAACATCCCTCCTTGTAGGACCTAAAATCCAGCCACAAACCAACCCCAAGAACCCTAATCCCCCATTGTTACTGCCAACAGCCACCACCAAAGGTGGACCAAgaaatttcctccattttcttcttcacaCACATATTGCCATAAAATCAGAAAATCATGCCCAGCTTTGTGCACCCAAATGTCTACTCGTTTCcctcatttttatcatcaagAACCAAGATGCAGTTCATATATGTCAAGCATTTGAAGATAAGAAGAGGTAAGAACTTAAGTCAGAAGTCAAATTCTAGTAATTAGGGCATGTGAACCTTGATCGGTtcatgatattttaaatatgttgtgGAATGAATCTAAGCATGACATTTTATGGGTTagaatttcatatatgatagtattatattttaagaaaaattataattgcaAGCCGATATGGAGGATACACCCTTCATACCGTTGACTttgcatgatttgatttgtaagagaagtttaaaaattaaatcactTGCAAATCAAAGCTTGCCATATAGGCAGTATAAAAGGTGTGCTCTCTGTGTAAGGAAAACAGCCTCAATGTTGTATGCAAAATTtgtgttgatatatatatatatttatatatatagatattagaAGATCAATCAATGAGAAAGTTTTAGCTATACTAGTTGTACACTCTGTAATTATAGAAACTAATGACTGCAATATATGTAAACTATGCAGGAATTGTTTCACAAATAATGCTTGAGAAGATCACGACAATAGGAGTGGACAGCTTTTGGAAATAGTTGGAGTCAAGCTATTTTATCATCCCTTCTCAAGCTCAAGGCGGGACTAGACCGATGAGAAGCTTGTCACGGTTTGGAGAAAACGTAGGAGCAAAAAGTGATTTAGTAAATATATTAGCTACTTGATCCAAACTGGAAATGTGCTGGAGAGAAAGGACATGACGGGCAACTTGCTCGCGAACAAACTAAACGtcaatttcaatatgttttgttcgATGGCGGAAGACGAGATTCTTGGCCTTGTGAATAGAACTCAAATTACCACAATTGAGAGTTGGGATCGGTAGAGAATAACTAATACACATTAGAAGATGCATGAACCGAATGAGTTCAACTGTAGTTGAAGCCAGAGCCCGATACTTAGCTTTAGCAGTAGACCGAGAAACCGTGGCTTGCTTCTTTGCGCACCAAGAAAGCAAATTGTTACCAAGAAAGATAGCAAAGCCGGTGGTGGAGCGACGATCATCCCTTGAGCCAGCCCAATCCGCATTAGAATATGCATGAAGTGTAGTGAGAGGTGTCCAAGTAAAATGAAGACCAAGATTAAGTGTTATGTTTAGATAGTAGAAAATTTGTTTAACAGCAACAAGGTGAGTATCATGAGGGCTGTGCATAAATTGACAAACGAGATTGACAGTAAAAgcaatatatagttatagtaagGTATTGTATACAAGCAACCAACTTTCAATGGAAAGTTGGATCACTTAGGGGAATATCATCATCAGCAAAAAGATGAACACTCAAGGGCAGTGGAGTGGTAACGGGTTTAGCCCCTTCCAAACCAAACTTGTGAAGTAGAGGGAGAACATAATGAGTTTGAGTGAGTGTAAGGGTTGAGGCATCCCGAGAGACTTAAATACCTAGAAAATGCAAGTTGCCCAAATCCCTCATATTAAATACTTGTGACAAATGAGAGATAAATTTGGCAATATATTTGGGGGAACTACAATAACAATGATGTCGTCtatttatatcaaaatcataagaACATGAGAACTCGTGTGCTAGTAAAAGAAGGAGGTATCATATGGACATTTGTAAAACTGCATTTGTTGAAGATTGCACTGAACTTCATATACCAAGCCCAAGGGGCTTATTTTAATCCATAGAGTGATTTATGAAGAAGATAAACATGATCAGGACGACTGTGATCCACTAAACTAGGAGGTTGAGTTAAATAGAATCGCTCTTGTAATtctccatgcaaaaatgcattgcATACATTATTTGCTTCAATGACCATCCTTGAGATAAGGCTAATGTGAGAATTAAGTGAATCGTTCCTAATTTAACAACAGGATTGAATGTCTCATCATAGTCAAGGCCATGAAGTTGAGTGAAGCCACGAGCAACAAGTTGTGCTTTATACCTCTCGAGAGACCCATTTGCTTGAGTTTTGACTTTGAAATCCCACTTGCTGCTAACAAGGTTCATGTATGGGCATCATGGAACTAGGGACCAAGTACAATTTGCATGAAGAGCATGGATCTCATCTTGCATGGCTTGCTTCCAATAAGAACTCTTAAGAGCATGAACATAGGAAGTTGATTCCTTAAAGTGAGCTGCAAAATCAGCCATGAAACATGCAGGAATAGGATGTCTCGAAGAGAAATACACTTTGGGCCGACGAGTACCATATTGGGTTCGAGTGATCATATGATGAGTATGAGTAGGGCCTAAGGCAAGTTAAGTGACAATCGGACATGGATTTGTAGGAATAGACAAACCAAGAGATATTGAGCTTGGAGCTAGAGCAGGGGAAGAGAGATCCAAGCAAGGTCCAATATCAGGAGAAGGAGCTTCAGAAGGCTACGCTGCAAGTTGAAGAAATTTGGGAAGAGGGCATCGTCTAAAATCTTGAAGAGCAGCAGGAGAGTTATCATGTAGAAGGCCAAAAGGAAACATTAGTTCATTGAACACAACGTGGTGAGCAACATACACACCGCCTGTTTGTATATCCAAACACCGATGTCCCTTGTGTTGTGTTGAGTAGCCAAGAAAAACATAGCGAAGGGATTTATATTCAAGTTTGGTTATGCCAAATGGAGTGAGATAGGGGTAACATGAACACTCAAACACTCATAGAGAACAATAAGAGGGAGCAACTCCAAAAACAAGATCATATGGAGACTTATCGTTCAACACAGCAGTTGGCATCAGATTTATGAGAAATACAGCATTAGTGAAGGCTGCAGTCCAGAATCAAGAAGGAGTAGAGGAGTGAGCCATTAAAGTTAGTGCAGTTTCAACAATATGTCTATGTCATCATTCCGCAAAACTATTTTGTTCAGGTGTCCCTAGGCATGACATTCGATGCATGATTCCACGTGAGTCAAAATATAGTTGTAGAGCTTGTTTAAGATATTCCCCACCGCTATCACTTTGCACAATTTTAATGTTGGTATGAAACTGATTTTCCATAAGCTTGAAATTTAGGAAAAATGGTGGTTACATCAGATTTTTTAGCCATAGGAAAAAGCTAAATAAAGTGGGAGTATTCATCAACAATCACAAGATAGAACCTAAGACCATCATAGGAGGTTACAATAGCTGGTCCCCACCCATCAGTGTCCATAATGTGAAAAAGGATGAAGCATGTGTATTGCAAGATTGAAAAGCAATTTCTTTGATTTGCCCAAATTGtaagtttaaaaaaactgaatacTTTTATCCAAACAAGAAAGTAAAGTCAAAAGAAGTTTAAGAATTCTAGAATGAGAATGACCCAATCCGGCATGCAACAAAGTGCCCTTAatattctttgttaaaaatCCAACAATGGATGGTGAAAACCAATGCTGGTTTACTAGATATAAGTTGTCCACCACTGGTCCCTTAAACAACAATTGTCCTGTCTTCAAGTCCTTGATGAGAAATCCCCAtggataaaacaaaaaacaacaattataaTCCTTcataaattgagagagagagagagagagagcatactTTTCGCTATACCAAGAACAATAAGAACATTATGTAATTTGATATCAGTGGCAGGAACTACAAACTGACCAACACCACTAATAGAAAGGTCATTACCATTTTCAACCATAATAGAGTCATGTCTAGAGTAAGAGATAATACCTTCAGCTTCAGCTACATTAGAGCTCATGTGATTATTAGCTCCAATATTGGAGTACCATGGGTCAGCCACAGTGTCACCTACCTGTAAGGCAACTAAGGCCTTGTATTGCTCAGCCTCTTCATTAGTTGCACAATAACCATCAGTTTTGTGTTTTGGGACACCACAACTAAAACATGTAATAAGAGATCAATGACCCTCCCCACAACCTCAAGTAAAGTTGTGACCCCTCTAATAGGAAGAGGCTAAGAATGACCACCATATGTAAAACCTTGAGAACGACCACCACCACGATTGtcaataaaatgttgttaattGTTGTTGGTGCGTCCATGGCCTCCAAGATGACCTTTGGCCCCAGAATTGGAGCCAAGATTGGTGTAGAATGTAACCATGGATGAAACCACTTTAGCAGCAATGATGAGCATCTCAAAATCTCTAAGTTTGATGATGACACTTTCCAGTGGAGGAAACATGTCACGAGCGTTGATAACAGCAACCAAAGGATCAAATGCATATTCTAGACCTATAAGGATGCATATGtgaaatcatcatcatctattTGCTTTCCTGCACTCCAAAGCGAAAAAGCCAAAGACTTGGCTTTGTGGATGTATTCACCCAGCGAAGAAGTTCCTTTAGAAAGTGATTGAAATTCACTCTTCATCTATTGCACACGGTCACGTGTGTGACTTCCATAAAAAGTCTCTAAGACCTCCCAAGCATCACATGAGGACTCATTGTGGATGACCAGTGACAATGGGGCATTAGACAGGGAACTTTTAATCCATCCAAAGATTAATTGATCAATACACAACCATCATGTTGCTGCTGGATTAGAGACAGACGCACCACCTTCATTGATGATGGTCACTAGGGTCGGGGACATGGGACTTTATTAAGGACATAACCAAGAAGACCATGGCCACGTAGAGTAGGAATAACCTAGGCCTTCCAAAGAAGGTAGTTGGTGGAGGCTAACTTGATAGAAATGTCAAGAAGATTGGATGTTTCTAGAGAAGAATCTAGCAAAAATAGATCAGTTAGATGTGGGATTGAGGTGGTAGAAGAAGACTCCATTGGTAGTATCTCagtggctcttgataccatgtaaggaAAACAGCCTCAATGATGTATGCGAGATTTgcattgatatataaatatatatatatatatatatatatatattacaatatcaATCAATGAGAAAGTTTTGCTATGCTAGTTGTACACTCTATAATTATAGAAACTAATTATTGCAATATATGTACACTATGCAAGAATTGTGGAGAAAATAATGCTAAAGAAGATCATGCCAGTAGGAATGGACAACTTCTGGAAACAGCTGGAGTCAAACTATTCTGTCACTCTACACCTGCTTGCAAATAAACTAACTCATATTGAAATTAGCTTTCataatcttttaaatttatatgaGAGGGTTTTATAGTGTAGAAATTTAGGATTCTCCCCTGTAGAGAGTCAACAACTAACAAGTAACTACAGTTTTATTGGGTTAGATTTGTTTTGAGGGATTAACAATAattctataattaattttgactttttaaaaacatagaagaaagggttcaatgaatttttaaatattagatagaaaatataaagtttCCAATTTTATCACAAAAGATATGGAATTACGACTATAACTGATTAGGTTGATCAAGTTCTATTGgttcttttgaaatttatgctgcttacatatatatgaaacaagaagatataaaatagaaattgttTCAAGTCATTAGaagttaatataaattaatttatgctATTTAAAAGCACCTATGGTCATTGTgtattttctacaaaaaaaatttaaaacttggaCTATGGTTCACACATGTTCTTTGATGAGTCAAATGACACCAAAATGCTTGTTCTTTTGGATATGTTTCAATCTTAGACATTAGGAGTATATCGGCATAGAATTCATTGAAGTCTACTTATAAGAATAAACAGACTAAATGTTAGAAATGGAGGATTACGCATTAAGGTAAT of Juglans microcarpa x Juglans regia isolate MS1-56 unplaced genomic scaffold, Jm3101_v1.0 JmScfU0057, whole genome shotgun sequence contains these proteins:
- the LOC121245542 gene encoding alpha-L-arabinofuranosidase 1-like → MASYAPLFVNDNDRWWNADAIVFNSSQLYGTPSYWVQHFFRESSSATLLHSTLPTNTSTSLIASAIMWENSDDSKSYLRIKIVNFGNDTVNLKISVDGLEPNSTIQLSGSTKTVLTSGNLMDENSFKEPNKVKPKQSPLENAGKDMEVILLPYSLTSFDLLKGSSNIRTARNDSFSRSPF